CACCACATAGAAGTTGTGTTGAGGCCGTGACAGAACTGGCTTCTCATTATAAGCCTGCACAAGTTTCCTCTCCGCAGAACTCAGATTCATATCATCTGGGTTAACCAACCCAGTCAATATTTTCAATCTTTCCCTGTAAGGAACAGTTGAGTCTAATGGAAACCCTTTGAGCTTTTCTATCTCATCGCTCACAAGTCTCTGTAAATAAGACAGAAAACAGAGATTAAGGGCATATCAGTCCAGGTCATCAGGATTATCATGCATCAGTTGTCTGCGAACAAAGACGGCGCCTGACGAGAGAGAAATTTTACCTTGATACTCTCATAGAAGTGAGGAGAAATATCTTTCTCAAAGTTTTCGTTCAGTTTGAAATACAGCACCAGGTTAATCCCTTCCCCGTCGCTGTCACCAAGGAAGATAGCAGTCGGATATGTAGGCATCTGGGTGCAAAATACATACGCATTAGTAATCATTGCAACAACTAGCATCCTCAAAGTTTAGGAGAAACCAGCGAGTTCTGACGATCATACCTGAATATTTACGATAAGTACCGAAGGAACTTTCTCACTTGGCCTTATAGATGGTAGCTCAATATGCTGGGCAATGTGATGTATTTTCCTTGGTGACATGAACATGTCCACACCGATTGGAGTATATGGAGAACTTCCTGGGGCAGCTGACTTCTTTTTGTCTCTACATAAAAGTTATACAAATTTAAACCAAGTTCATGTACTAGAAAATTACAAAACAAGACAAGCAAAGGGTCCACCAACTCTTACCTGAAAAAGCTTTCTCCGCGTAGCTTGAAGGTCGAAGGCTCAAGAATGGACCAACAACCTTCTGATATTTTCTCGCTCGCTTGAGGAATCAATAGCCCGGCTCTTGGACGAATCAAGTACCTCCTAGAGCCTGCGGATAGAGATTCAACATCAACCATATTTCTAAAGATTACTAATGTAGACAAAATACGGTAGGACACATCAGAGGAAAACTCACATATTTCAGTAGTTTGCTCCCCATCaaaagatgtcctcgtgaaagagaGCCTGACAACTCCCGACTTCTTCTTTTGGCCCCGTGGGCTCGCTACTCCCAAAGGCTGAACCTTATTAGCATGACGAGGCGTGCACACTGGTGTCAAACTTTTGAAGATACTTTCATGAGGTTTTTCTCCATCTTTGAAAGACTTCAAGTTATTGCATGCCTCGTCGCCTCGTCGAAGTTTTGTCAGCATTTTTACGCCCTCAGTTTTTGTCTTTGCTTCCTCCACCTTAGCACCAGAGACATCGGATGTTTCCGAGCTTGCGATTTTAAGCGCCTCTCCTTCCTGGACACCAGATTGGCTTGATCTATCCATACAGTTTGCATCTCTTGTTAGGTACTGTCCAACAGCTTGAGCAACACATGAACCGTCGAAAAACTTCTCGAACTTCTGGATGCAATCAGCAATACATGAAGCATCTTCGCACTGCACCAAGTGTGTCCTTCCTGCACTTGACATGGCAGGAAAGTCTGCAAGAAGAGATTGTGCATAAATAAATATATAGGACCAATGCATTTGCCTAGTGCAAATGAAATCTGTCTAGAGAAAATGCAATACCTCCGTTGACACTGCTGAAGTCCTCATCGGAATCAGACCCCAAAATACTGACAGAATCGAACCATGCTTCTTCCTGACATACAACTGCACCAATAGGGCAAAATATAAGGACTCTTGATCCTAAATGTGAAATGTAAAGACTTTGGATCCTAAAATGTATGAAAGTAACATGAAAATTCCGATTACCACTTCCGTTTTCCGAGTCTAGCTCGCTATGATGCCACTGCAGCTGTGTGAGGTGGAATGTTACGTTCGAGCCATCAGATTTCCTGCGAGTGGCCGCGGAAGTCTCTACATGGACAACTTCTCCAGAAGCAGCACAGGTCCCCACATCACTGGCACGTATGGTAGGCGTGTTTCTCAAAACCTTTCCGCGGCGATATGTGCAGCGCAATCTCTGCGGTCTCCGCCTTCTGCTTGAAGACACGCAGGCACCCATGGTAGTAGTTGTGAGAGGATTTTTTCTTCACAGGGTCTGACCAAAATGTAGACTTCCAAGAAGCTGCAGAAGAAAAAGGCTCAACAGAGATCAGCTAACTTGTTCTTCAGTTTGGAGATTACTTGTGTGCCTATCCTAGATTGCTTGTAGTACATCTGAAATTTGGTCGCCTAATTTATGCAGCTGTATGAAAAACAACTAAAGTACAAATTTGATAAAAATAAAGAAGATGCCAAAATACATCCATTTTGTGCTTCTTCAAATCTTCAACGATGCAGTAAAAGTAAAACGGATAAAAAAACAGGTCCCCCCTCCTACTGAAGATCTTGAGGGTGCTTAATTTAGAACTTAATATACTACATAGGGACTTGCAATGAGGGGGCATGCATTGATCTTAGAACAAGATGCAAGAACAAAAGCAGACAACGAAACCATGAATGTTCTTACCGTGACAATAGAAGGCAGAGAGATCAATCAACATAACACTAGCAAAATTTCTTGAACGGCTACATGGATGGAACTGGAAATACCTGGTGATGAACAGGGCAAATGAGGCCGGAGATGTGATGCCTACTAGTAATCACCagcgcggcactccgcctccttgcgacAGCCTGCGCACAAATCCATTTATTGACCATTCAAAAGTGGAAAGACATGTATGCTCATAATAAAACCGCAAATCAACAGGTTGTCGGCGCATCATCACTCACAGCTATAGAATTGATTTGAATCAAGGAAAATGCTATACTAAATAAGAAGATGGTTGTACTGGAAACAACTAGGAGCGCTCCTGGTAAAGCAATAAACAAGTCTGAAGATTCTGCCGAGCTTTATTGCTGGTTGAACTTCTCAGCTCGACAAGTTGACTCCACGGCCACCAACGAAGGATTTTTTTAAAGCTTTTTAAATCGGCGACGAACACAGAAACCCAGAGTGGAGTGGGGATTAAAATAGTCGGATTGAAACTAGCAACGGAGCTGGATCTTGCTACTTGGCCAAGAACTTGTTTTCTTCTTTCCGAAAGGAAATGAAAGGAGAGGAAACCAAATAGTAGTCGCCAGCAAGAACCTGAAGGAGTTGGATTCACGTCTGCGCAGACTAATCCGGCAAATCAGATGACAGCACCGAGGAAAAAGCCCGGATGAATCGGAGATAGAGAGCGGACAAATTGGTCAAATGCAGgggcatttctttttcttttcttttttttctgaagGCAGGGCCAGGCAGCAGCTCGATCAAAAGGGAGTGGCGTGCTCCTATTTATGAGCAGCAGAGGGAAACCAGAGATGGTTTGCGTGAAAGTAACCCAGGCAGAATCCAAGCAGAAATCGACAACACAGCTCCGGCATTGGTGGATAAGCAGAAGAAGCGCTCGTAGTTGTGTGTGCTCTACCGACAAACCAATCCCGCCGGCAAAAGAAACACCAAATAAGCAGAAGATTTCGCAGTCGATCCAAAACAAGCAAGGCCGCCTCCTCCCCCGCCAAGAACACCAAGGATCCCCTCCGAGCTCCCGGAaacagaaacaaaacaaaaaatcctcGCGAGAAGAGCAAGCATGGCGAGACGGGGAGAGAGACTGAGAGAGGGACGGGTACCGAAGCATCACAAGGaggggacgggcggcggcggcggcgaggtggccggcCGGAGCGGAGCGGGGCAGACGGCGGATGGAGATGCCGAGATGGCCGGGCCGGCAGGAGCGAAGTCgccgaggtggtggtggtggtatcgTATATACACGTACCAGTATATACCCCCACGTGTGGATCGGAGAAGGGCTCGACTTCAAAGGCAGGTGGGTGGTGGGGGCAAGAAAAGGAAAGATTGGAGGCTACAGTGCAGCACAGCCTTTCTCCTCCTGCGCTGCGCCGCGCACGAACGATCGGTTCGGAATCCGGAAAGCAAAATATCAAGTTTGGCTCGGCGCATCGACCGATCTTCCGTTGTTTCCGCACGAAATTTGCTTTCGGAGTAGAGTACGCACGCTCTACGCTAGTGGGCTCGTATATCGGGCGGAAATTGATTAGCTCATGGTTGGGTGTGGGGGGCGGTTGAGGATTTACTGCTGCTCGCGGGTCAGCAACACTGCATGCTGTTACACGACACTGTAGACGAATTGAATGAATCAAAGATATGGGATCATCAGGTGCCAGTGCTGCTCATGCTCGAACCCTCTGTCAGATGCATGCAGTGTGCACGGCCCGACTTTGGTCACCGTCGCTACTGCTTTTTCGGGGACGCCGGAAATTAAGTTAGTCTCCGACGGAATAACACCACCATTAACTCTGTTAGATAGGAAACTGCACAAGCCACCCACTCTGATGGGAGGATATCTGGTGCCAGAGCTCACGCTTTTAGTCAAAGAACACCCCAGAAATTTGGTATTGCAAATCGGATCCGGTGCATATATAGATGACCGTTGGATTTAGCCCTTGGAGCACCTAAACTTAGGTGCTCCCGTAGCACCTGATATTTTTCCCTGATTTCGTAAGAACATCTACTCTACGGGGTTGTTACGTAGAACATCAACTATGGAGGTATAGTTTTGCTTAGTCTCGGTTGTTTGAGTCTTGGTTATGTCTTAGCcgatgctatatttgtttgatcttGTGTGGAGATCCGTGCAAAaaaatctttttctttttcttcttatataCTATGTCACTTGACTGGGACTTAATTAAATCTTAGTCAactgagacctagccacacccATTGTTGTAATCTGTTACAGCTAGGTCTAATCTAGCATTTAGGTACGTTGATGTGATTTCTGATAGGTGGGTCCTGTTTGTTAGTGTACATATGGCAAAAGAAACCGGCCATATCAGTCAGCAGGTCAAATCGAGAACTTTCGGTTGCAAATTTAATTGGCCTATTCAAAATTTGACTCAAAATTCACGAATCGCAGCTCATTTGTACCAATGGTTTTGTAGATAATGGAAGTTTAGCATGTCATTCAAATTTTGGTTAAATTTAAATTCAATATTTTCAAAAAATGTGGAAAATCTATATTAAGACCATAAATGTATCCAACACTGATCTAGGAATCCTCAACTTATTTTGGACTATACATTTAGAATATATTGGTAATTTTAGGTAGCTCGTTCAATTTATTGTTCATAAAATCAACATTTTTTGATAATACGAAAAAAAAACCATGAAATCGTACTCAATAGGGTTTTAGAGATATTTTTGGTTTGGTCAGATGATGTCCCCGGTTTTCTTTGTCACGACGTGCATTTACAAGTGGGACCCTGTCGTGGTATTCTCGCGACATATGCTAAGGGGTGGCTTATCGTGGATGGGGACAGAAGTACGTTGCCGGACTCTAGAAGCGGGAGTGGGCGAGACCTCGAATGCCTAcgagtcttacccaggttcggggttctccgtggagataacacccttagtcctgctctgcggggtctccgcatgatgactATCGTCAATAGAGTGGCTACAAGAGTGCTCCTTGAATtgttcggctagaggaggaagaagggcaaggctagctctcttctcccctAGCTGTGGTGTGGAGGGAACTAAGatgtgaaccctttgcatggggtgagcctgaggggtttatataggcctacccccaggggtacaaaggtaatctggcCGAGTGGTAGGTCCCGGCCGTCAATGTCTATGGAGGCCAGATTCTAGGCCGGCTGCTAGGGCTCGCCTCTGGGGATTCGACCGGCTGTCAAGGAACCAGCCAGCAGGTGGGGCTCATCGCATGCGGGTCCCATTGACGGCTCTTCACTGTTGCACCGTCCGTGCTGACGGAGGTCGTGCCGGGCGTGCCATGGCTACAGTGTCGCGTCGTGCGGGTTGATActtccattttacatcatgcttctatatcgatatttattgcatgatgggttgctattacacattatgtcacaatacttatgcctattctctcttattttacaaggtttacatgaagagggagaatgctggcagctgggattctgggctggaaaaggagcaaatattagagacctattctgcacagctccaaaagtcctgaaacatcacggaagtcatttttggaatgaataaaaaatactgagcggaagaaataccagaggggggccacccaccgtccacgaggttgtggggcgcgccctacccccctgggctcgccccctgcctcgtgggccccctggcaggctttcggtgaccatcttctgctatatgaagtcttttaccctgaaaaaaatcataagcaagatttcgggacgaaactccgccgccacgaggcggaaccaatctagggctccgacggagctgttctgccggggaaacttccgtccgggagggggaaatcatcaccatcgatcctctcatcgggagggggtcaatctccatcaacatcttcaccagcaccatctcctctcaaatcctagttcatctcttgtatccaatctttgtctcaaaacctcagattggtacctgtgggttactagtagtgttgattactccttgtagttgatgctagttggtttattcgatggaagatcatatgttcagatccttaatgcatattaatacccctctgattatgaacaagaatatgctttgtgagtagttacgtttgtccctgaggacatgggtgaagtcttgctataagtagtcatgtgaatttggtattcattcgatattttgatgagatgtatgttgtctcccctctaggggtgttatgtgaacgtcgactacatgaaacttcaccattgtttgggcctagaggaaggcattgggaagtaataagtagacggtgggttgctagagtgatagaagcttaaaccctagtttatgcgttgcttcgtaaggggctgatttggatccatatgtttcatgctatggttaggtttaccttaatacttcttttgtagttgcggatgcttgcaataggagttaatcataagtgggatgcttgtccaagaaagggaagtacccaagcaccggtccacccacatatcaaattatcaaagtaacgaaacgcgaatcatatgagcatgatgaaaactagcttgacgataattcccttgtgtcctcgggagcgttttcctccatataagaatttgtccaggcttgtcctttgctataaaaaggattgggccaccttgctgcaccttatttagtttcattgcttgttacccgttacaaattacattatcacaaaactacctgttaccgataattttagtgcttgcagaggataccttactaaaaaccgcttgtcatttccttccgctcctcgttcggttcgacactcttacttatcaaaaggactagatagatcccctacatttgtgggtcatcaagaatcttttctggcgccattgccggggagcgaagcgcctttggtaagtggaacttggtaaggaaaaacttatatagtgtgctgaaatttactgtcacttgttactatggaacataatcctttgaggagcttgttcggggtatcttcaccccgaccagtagagcaaagagttgctcctcaacctactgaacctactgaaattttttactttgaaattccttcgggtatggtagagaaactgctagctaatccctttacaagagatggaacattgcatcccgatttacacctaatcta
Above is a window of Triticum dicoccoides isolate Atlit2015 ecotype Zavitan chromosome 5B, WEW_v2.0, whole genome shotgun sequence DNA encoding:
- the LOC119307684 gene encoding uncharacterized protein LOC119307684 translates to MGACVSSSRRRRPQRLRCTYRRGKVLRNTPTIRASDVGTCAASGEVVHVETSAATRRKSDGSNVTFHLTQLQWHHSELDSENGSVVCQEEAWFDSVSILGSDSDEDFSSVNGDFPAMSSAGRTHLVQCEDASCIADCIQKFEKFFDGSCVAQAVGQYLTRDANCMDRSSQSGVQEGEALKIASSETSDVSGAKVEEAKTKTEGVKMLTKLRRGDEACNNLKSFKDGEKPHESIFKSLTPVCTPRHANKVQPLGVASPRGQKKKSGVVRLSFTRTSFDGEQTTEICSRRYLIRPRAGLLIPQASEKISEGCWSILEPSTFKLRGESFFRDKKKSAAPGSSPYTPIGVDMFMSPRKIHHIAQHIELPSIRPSEKVPSVLIVNIQMPTYPTAIFLGDSDGEGINLVLYFKLNENFEKDISPHFYESIKRLVSDEIEKLKGFPLDSTVPYRERLKILTGLVNPDDMNLSSAERKLVQAYNEKPVLSRPQHNFYVGPNYLEIDLDVHRFSFISRKGLEAFRERLKHGVIDLGLTIQAQKQEELPENVLCSVRLNRLDFVDHGQIPTLLPCDDD